In the genome of Triticum urartu cultivar G1812 chromosome 5, Tu2.1, whole genome shotgun sequence, one region contains:
- the LOC125511284 gene encoding NAC domain-containing protein 105-like isoform X2 encodes MDSMESCVPPGFRFHPTDEELVGYYLRKKVASQKIDLDVIRDIDLYRIEPWDLTEHCGIGYEEQNEWYFFSFKDRKYPTGTRTNRATMAGFWKATGRDKAVHERSRLIGMRKTLVFYKGRAPNGQKTDWIMHEYRLETDENAPPQEEGWVVCRAFKKRTAYPNRGMMERWGSNYSYNEVNAMSGAPFPDPNMASTYAAAAQMGRGASFKEEAEQLDGAAALLRYTSSHLVELPQLESPSAPLPRKKARAPEEEEDAASGGSRRRPRKHAQADNETTKDWRALDKFVASQLSPGGECGALEATAATTAGAAAGASSQMQAQLDRDEDDMAALLFLNSDGRDEMERWTGLLGSAGASVDGDLGICVFDK; translated from the exons CATGCGTCCCTCCTGGGTTCAGGTTCCACCCCACCGACGAGGAGCTCGTCGGCTACTACCTCCGCAAGAAGGTGGCCTCCCAGAAGATCGACCTCGACGTCATCCGCGACATTGATCTCTACCGCATCGAGccatgggatctcacag AGCACTGTGGCATCGGGTACGAGGAGCAGAACGAGTGGTACTTCTTCAGCTTCAAAGACCGCAAGTACCCGACGGGGACGAGGACGAACAGGGCGACCATGGCAGGGTTCTGGAAGGCGACGGGGAGGGACAAGGCGGTGCACGAGAGGAGCAGGCTCATCGGCATGAGAAAGACCCTCGTCTTCTACAAGGGCAGGGCGCCCAACGGACAGAAGACAGACTGGATCATGCACGAGTACCGCCTCGAGACTGACGAGAACGCGCCACCGCAG GAAGAAGGATGGGTGGTGTGCAGGGCGTTCAAGAAGAGGACGGCGTACCCGAACCGGGGCATGATGGAGAGATGGGGCTCAAACTACTCCTACAACGAGGTCAATGCCATGTCCGGCGCGCCGTTCCCGGACCCGAACATGGCGTCGACGTACGCGGCAGCGGCGCAGATGGGCAGGGGCGCGAGCTTCAAGGAGGAGGCGGAGCAGCTGGACGGAGCCGCCGCCCTGCTGCGATACACCTCCAGCCACCTAGTCGAGCTGCCGCAGCTCGAGAGCCCGTCCGCTCCGCTCCCGCGTAAGAAGGCCAGGGCgcccgaggaggaggaggacgccgCCTCCGGTGGCAGCAGGCGTCGACCTCGCAAGCACGCGCAGGCCGACAATGAGACCACCAAGGACTGGAGGGCGCTGGACAAATTCGTGGCGTCGCAGCTCAGCCCCGGCGGCGAGTGCGGTGCTCTGGAGGCAACGGCAGCGACCACGGCGGGTGCGGCAGCTGGCGCGAGCTCGCAGATGCAAGCGCAGCTGGACCGCGACGAGGACGATATGGCCGCGTTGCTGTTCCTCAACAGCGACGGGAGGGATGAGATGGAGAGGTGGACGGGGTTGCTCGGCTCGGCCGGGGCCAGCGTCGACGGTGACCTCGGGATCTGCGTGTTTGATAAATGA